The window TCGATGAATGTATTAATAAGGCAAAAGAAACAGGAGGTGCTATCTTAGCAGAAAAAGCGGAAAACACTGTTTCTCAGGTTAGTAATCAAAATATAGAAAAAATATTTAAAAGGTCACAGATATTTCTACACCACACACCACAATCTTTTGATTTTGAAAAATTATTAGAATCTTATGAAAAAGCAAAAACTCTATTATCAAGTTTCACAGATGATGCATCTATATTTTTATATGCAGGTTTTCAAGTGACAATTGTTGAGGATTATAAAAACAACATAAAACTTACAACAAAAGGTGATTTTGAATGGGCTGAATCGTTTTTAAGACATAAAGGTCTCAAATAGCTCTATTCCTAAATCTATTACCTCATCAGATGGTAGAAATTTGGGGTTATGTATCCCATAGTATTCACCTTTTGAGGTACCTAACCAGCACATTAATGAGGGATATTGTTTTGAAATAAATCCAAAGTCTT of the Petrotoga sp. 9PW.55.5.1 genome contains:
- the ispD gene encoding 2-C-methyl-D-erythritol 4-phosphate cytidylyltransferase, whose product is MIYAIIVAGGVGNRAGFNLPKQFVRLNGKTILKMTVEKFQNSELIDKFIIVSHKDFFKQTEEEVKRFSKFEKIIVGGESRQKSVFNGLLYLAKKNKKPKIVCIHDAVRPFVEIRKIDECINKAKETGGAILAEKAENTVSQVSNQNIEKIFKRSQIFLHHTPQSFDFEKLLESYEKAKTLLSSFTDDASIFLYAGFQVTIVEDYKNNIKLTTKGDFEWAESFLRHKGLK